The Triticum aestivum cultivar Chinese Spring chromosome 7B, IWGSC CS RefSeq v2.1, whole genome shotgun sequence genome window below encodes:
- the LOC123159051 gene encoding lysophospholipid acyltransferase LPEAT2 isoform X2: MCFQRKAGGNSFPRVLLFPEGTTTNGRFLISFQHGAFIPGYPVQPVVVRYPHVHFDQSWGNISLIALMFKMFTQFHNFMEVEYLPIVYPPEIKQENALHFAENTSYAMAHALNVLPTSYSYADSMIASRAEEAGKANCSSYMVEMAWVKEVYGVSTAEAMELLEHFLAMNPDSDGRVKAQDFWAPFGLDCSPLCKKIFHYFDFENKESITFRQFLVGCAHLRKQPLFEGVCETAFEKCKAPGTSDISLAQLADALRSGMLPPADDRMLKLFETFDIDDDDKISKDDFVACLARFPFMIALFAGRINGEVYIEIV, encoded by the exons ATGTGCTTTCAGAGAAAGGCAGGTGGCAATAGCTTTCCGCGTGTCCTGTTGTTCCCTGAAGGCACTACAACCAATGGGAGATTTCTGATTTCATTCCAACATGGAGCATTCATACCTGGCTACCCTGTTCAACCGGTTGTTGTTCGTTACCCCCATGTGCACTTTGACCAGTCCTG GGGAAACATATCACTAATAGCACTCATGTTCAAGATGTTCACCCAGTTTCACAACTTCATGGAG GTAGAGTACCTCCCTATTGTCTACCCCCCTGAGATCAAGCAGGAGAATgcccttcattttgcagagaat ACCAGCTATGCTATGGCACACGCCCTTAATGTTTTACCGACTTCTTATTCATATGCTGATTCAATGATTGCGTCAAGAGCAGAAGAAGCTGGAAAG GCCAACTGCTCAAGTTATATGGTGGAAATGGCTTGGGTAAAAGAA GTGTATGGTGTAAGCACCGCAGAAGCAATGGAACTCTTGGAGCACTTTTTGGCTATGAATCCAGACAGCGa TGGACGTGTTAAAGCACAAGATTTTTGGGCTCCTTTTGGCCTAGATTGCAGTCCTCTATGCAAGAAG ATATTTCACTACTTCGATTTTGAAAATAAGGAATCCATCACATTCCGACAG TTCCTGGTCGGGTGTGCGCACCTAAGGAAGCAGCCGTTGTTTGAGGGAGTGTGCGAAACCGCCTTCGAGAAATGCAAGGCCCCTGGGACCTCTGACATATCCCTTGCACAGCTAGCCGACGCCCTGCGATCGGGCATGCTTCCTCCAGCAGACGACAGG ATGCTGAAGCTGTTTGAGACGTTTGACATTGACGACGACGACAAAATCAGCAAGGATGACTTCGTGGCATGCCTTGCGAGGTTCCCTTTCATGATCGCCCTCTTCGCCGGCCGGATCAACGGGGAAGTTTACATCGAGATAGTTTGA
- the LOC123159051 gene encoding lysophospholipid acyltransferase LPEAT2 isoform X1, which translates to MATRNHGPTPASSLATPLLSDSITPTTPTRAANGHARGHDGDDDLCAAASVCDGGGGGDPFAFLSEDSRPPRPPGPSPADPFRNRTPWLGGPYGWARTLLLAPVATARLVLFGLAIAIGYAATWVALRGWTDSRERPREGAGPMPAWRRRLMWVTRLSARCILFSFGYHWITRKGRPAPRELAPIVVSNHVSYIDPIYFFYELFPTIVSSDSHDAIPFVGTIIRAMQVIYVDRFSPASRKSAVNEIKRKAGGNSFPRVLLFPEGTTTNGRFLISFQHGAFIPGYPVQPVVVRYPHVHFDQSWGNISLIALMFKMFTQFHNFMEVEYLPIVYPPEIKQENALHFAENTSYAMAHALNVLPTSYSYADSMIASRAEEAGKANCSSYMVEMAWVKEVYGVSTAEAMELLEHFLAMNPDSDGRVKAQDFWAPFGLDCSPLCKKIFHYFDFENKESITFRQFLVGCAHLRKQPLFEGVCETAFEKCKAPGTSDISLAQLADALRSGMLPPADDRMLKLFETFDIDDDDKISKDDFVACLARFPFMIALFAGRINGEVYIEIV; encoded by the exons ATGGCCACTCGAAATCATGGCCCTACCCCGGCCTCCTCCCTCGCCACGCCCCTCCTCTCCGACTCCATCACGCCCACCACGCCCACCCGCGCCGCCAACGGCCACGCGCGgggccacgacggcgacgacgacctctgcgccgccgcctcggtgtgcgacggcggaggcggcggcgacccgttCGCGTTCCTCTCGGAGGACAGCCGCCCGCCGCGGCCGCCGGGCCCGTCCCCCGCCGACCCGTTCCGCAACAGGACGCCGTGGCTGGGCGGCCCTTACGGGTGGGCCAGGACGCTGCTGCTCGCGCCGGTCGCGACGGCGCGGCTCGTGCTCTTCGGGCTGGCCATCGCGATCGGGTACGCCGCCACGTGGGTGGCGCTGCGCGGCTGGACCGACTCGCGGGAGCGCCCGCGGGAGGGCGCCGGCCCCATGCCGGCCTGGCGCCGCCGGCTCATGTGGGTCACCCGGCTCTCTGCGCGCTGCATCCTCTTCTCCTTCGG GTATCACTGGATCACACGAAAAGGAAGGCCTGCGCCTAGAGAGCTTGCACCTATAGTTGTTTCCAATCATGTATCATAcatagatcccatatacttcttCTATGAATTGTTCCCAACCATTGTTTCATCGGATTCCCATGATGCCATACCATTTGTTGGAACAATCATAAGAGCAATGCAG GTTATATACGTTGATAGATTCTCGCCGGCTTCAAGGAAGTCAGCTGTGAATGAAATAAAG AGAAAGGCAGGTGGCAATAGCTTTCCGCGTGTCCTGTTGTTCCCTGAAGGCACTACAACCAATGGGAGATTTCTGATTTCATTCCAACATGGAGCATTCATACCTGGCTACCCTGTTCAACCGGTTGTTGTTCGTTACCCCCATGTGCACTTTGACCAGTCCTG GGGAAACATATCACTAATAGCACTCATGTTCAAGATGTTCACCCAGTTTCACAACTTCATGGAG GTAGAGTACCTCCCTATTGTCTACCCCCCTGAGATCAAGCAGGAGAATgcccttcattttgcagagaat ACCAGCTATGCTATGGCACACGCCCTTAATGTTTTACCGACTTCTTATTCATATGCTGATTCAATGATTGCGTCAAGAGCAGAAGAAGCTGGAAAG GCCAACTGCTCAAGTTATATGGTGGAAATGGCTTGGGTAAAAGAA GTGTATGGTGTAAGCACCGCAGAAGCAATGGAACTCTTGGAGCACTTTTTGGCTATGAATCCAGACAGCGa TGGACGTGTTAAAGCACAAGATTTTTGGGCTCCTTTTGGCCTAGATTGCAGTCCTCTATGCAAGAAG ATATTTCACTACTTCGATTTTGAAAATAAGGAATCCATCACATTCCGACAG TTCCTGGTCGGGTGTGCGCACCTAAGGAAGCAGCCGTTGTTTGAGGGAGTGTGCGAAACCGCCTTCGAGAAATGCAAGGCCCCTGGGACCTCTGACATATCCCTTGCACAGCTAGCCGACGCCCTGCGATCGGGCATGCTTCCTCCAGCAGACGACAGG ATGCTGAAGCTGTTTGAGACGTTTGACATTGACGACGACGACAAAATCAGCAAGGATGACTTCGTGGCATGCCTTGCGAGGTTCCCTTTCATGATCGCCCTCTTCGCCGGCCGGATCAACGGGGAAGTTTACATCGAGATAGTTTGA
- the LOC123159049 gene encoding ubiquitin carboxyl-terminal hydrolase MINDY-2 isoform X1, translating into MSADTPPLPPPAPPLGALDPEAEPAQPLEPPEVMHKTRAVDFLGRRTPIVYQNDNGPCPLLAICNVLLLKNVISLNPDAGEVSQQKLLSLVADRLIDSNSSAQGKDEEYARNWEHNISDAIDLLPRLTTGIDVNVMFRKVDDFEFTPERAIFDLLDIPLYHGWIVDPQDTDTASAIGSKSYNALASGLAEFKSEKPAEEDKHVAEEETVDFAAATAAALGVPSPTVSLGKPFDESTLSDSAELQMRRGDREEDEELRRVLSLSKAESTNVVDGSVSFSTSQSHSSSNIEDTPRSESFVLEAPEVVGPSNKEEGSHDSTLQNTNSDATVSEVASSESEQALTSKETEEDGKRDVLVEHLDIPVQSSESTVACPSHESSVLNGEASAPAPDLAEASKETCREHSTMQIHDTQASDTAPQVSDAENSCDSATVTSQATPMGATPQASDTAPQVSDTENSCDSATVTSQATPMGAIPEQDEKLVSLDTAVLASSSIQGNEPIYQGEEHVLGGGNMAFQTEEPVYEGEVVLAEQADKIVESSQCLENGAAHHQWDLIDNFLQSTANQLTVYGLFCLQEGLKERELCVFFRNNHFNTMFKYNGSLYLLATDQGFFGQTDLVWQTLDEVNGDGVFLTSNFTPFMAETPRNDSWNQQQAMTTTADYIAQFDNSLPNSSGDSDLELAIALQQQEFGQQPQQHQPPPQQQQPQQQQQQQQTQTHQTPNQSSGRPGLVVGPRQRSNVPPPARTESKKEKCIVM; encoded by the exons ATGTCCGCGGACACGCCCCCgctcccgccgcccgcgccgccgctcggCGCGCTGGATCCCGAGGCGGAGCCCGCGCAGCCGCTCGAGCCGCCCGAGGTGATGCACAAGACGAGGGCCGTTGACTTCCTCGGCCGCCGCACCCCCATCGTCTACCAGAACGACAACGGGCCCTGCCCGCTCCTCGCCATCT GTAACGTGCTGCTGCTGAAGAACGTGATCAGCCTGAATCCGGATGCAGGCGAGGTGTCGCAGCAGAAGCTGCTGTCCCTCGTCGCCGACCGCCTCATTGACTCCAACAGCAGTGCGCAG GGCAAGGACGAGGAGTACGCCCGCAACTGGGAGCACAACATCTCGGACGCGATAGACCTTCTACCGCGCCTCACGACCGGCATCGATGTGAATGTCATGTTCAGAAA GGTTGATGACTTTGAGTTCACCCCAGAGCGCGCCATATTTGACCTTCTGGATATTCCATTATACCATGGATGGATAGTCGATCCTCAG GATACTGACACTGCTAGTGCCATTGGATCAAAGTCATACAATGCTCTTGCTTCTGGGCTTGCTGAATTTAAGTCAGAGAAACCAGCAGAAGAGGATAAACATGTTGCAGAGGAAGAAACTGTTGATTTTGCTGCTGCAACAGCAGCAGCATTAGGGGTTCCGTCACCTACTGTTTCTCTAGGGAAACCATTTGATGAAAGTACACTCTCAGATTCAGCTGAACTGCAAATGAGACGAGGCGACCGTGAGGAAGACGAGGAACTAAGGAGAGTCCTTAGTCTATCCAAAGCTGAAAGCACGAATGTTGTTGATGGTTCTGTTTCCTTCAGCACTTCGCAGAGTCATTCATCCTCCAATATAGAGGATACACCACGTAGTGAGAGCTTTGTATTAGAGGCACCTGAGGTGGTAGGACCGTCAAATAAAGAGGAAGGTAGTCATGATTCTACATTACAAAACACAAATTCTGATGCTACTGTTAGTGAAGTCGCGTCTTCAGAATCTGAACAAGCTTTGACCTCTAAAGAAACAGAGGAAGATGGGAAAAGGGATGTGTTAGTAGAGCACCTTGATATACCTGTTCAATCTTCAGAATCTACTGTTGCCTGCCCTTCTCATGAATCTTCTGTTCTCAATGGCGAAGCTTCTGCTCCTGCTCCTGATCTCGCTGAAGCTAGTAAAGAAACCTGCAGAGAACATTCTACTATGCAAATTCATGACACTCAGGCTTCTGATACTGCCCCTCAGGTTTCTGATGCTGAGAACAGCTGTGACTCGGCAACTGTAACTAGTCAAGCTACTCCTATGGGTGCTACACCTCAGGCTTCTGATACTGCCCCTCAGGTTTCTGATACTGAGAACAGCTGTGACTCAGCAACTGTAACTAGTCAAGCTACTCCTATGGGTGCTATACCTGAGCAGGATGAGAAACTTGTTTCTCTAGACACTGCTGTGCTCGCCTCTTCAAGCATTCAGGGGAACGAGCCAATCTATCAAGGAGAAGAGCACGTACTTGGGGGTGGAAACATGGCATTTCAAACTGAAGAGCCAGTGTATGAGGGTGAGGTGGTTCTTGCTGAGCAGGCTGACAAGATCGTGGAAAGTAGTCAATGCTTGGAAAATGGAGCTGCACATCATCAAT GGGACCTGATTGATAATTTTCTACAGAGCACTGCTAACCAGCTGACTGTCTATGG TTTGTTTTGTCTACAAGAGGGTCTTAAGGAAAGAGAGCTTTGTGTCTTCTTCCGCAATAACCACTTCAACACTATGTTCAAG TATAACGGAAGTCTATATCTCTTAGCAACTGATCAGGGTTTTTTCGGCCAAACTGATTTGGTATGGCAAACGTTAGATGAG GTGAATGGAGATGGGGTTTTTCTCACTAGTAACTTCACACCATTTATGGCTGAAACTCCCAGAAATGATTCATGGAATCAACAGCAGGCCATGACGACTACTGCT GACTATATTGCTCAATTTGACAATTCTCTGCCAAACTCATCTGGAGA CTCGGATTTAGAGCTAGCTATCGCACTTCAACAACAGGAGTTTGGGCAGCAACCTCAACAACACCAGCCTCCaccacagcagcagcagcctcagcaacaacagcagcagcaacagacgCAAACACACCAGACACCCAATCAATCATCAGGCCGGCCAGGACTTGTTGTTGGCCCAAGG CAGAGGTCAAATGTCCCGCCGCCTGCAAGAACCGAGTCGAAGAAAGAGAAGTGCATTGTAATGTAA
- the LOC123159049 gene encoding ubiquitin carboxyl-terminal hydrolase MINDY-2 isoform X2: protein MSADTPPLPPPAPPLGALDPEAEPAQPLEPPEVMHKTRAVDFLGRRTPIVYQNDNGPCPLLAICNVLLLKNVISLNPDAGEVSQQKLLSLVADRLIDSNSSAQGKDEEYARNWEHNISDAIDLLPRLTTGIDVNVMFRKVDDFEFTPERAIFDLLDIPLYHGWIVDPQDTDTASAIGSKSYNALASGLAEFKSEKPAEEDKHVAEEETVDFAAATAAALGVPSPTVSLGKPFDESTLSDSAELQMRRGDREEDEELRRVLSLSKAESTNVVDGSVSFSTSQSHSSSNIEDTPRSESFVLEAPEVVGPSNKEEGSHDSTLQNTNSDATVSEVASSESEQALTSKETEEDGKRDVLVEHLDIPVQSSESTVACPSHESSVLNGEASAPAPDLAEASKETCREHSTMQIHDTQASDTAPQVSDAENSCDSATVTSQATPMGATPQASDTAPQVSDTENSCDSATVTSQATPMGAIPEQDEKLVSLDTAVLASSSIQGNEPIYQGEEHVLGGGNMAFQTEEPVYEGEVVLAEQADKIVESSQCLENGAAHHQWDLIDNFLQSTANQLTVYGLFCLQEGLKERELCVFFRNNHFNTMFKYNGSLYLLATDQGFFGQTDLVWQTLDEVNGDGVFLTSNFTPFMAETPRNDSWNQQQAMTTTADYIAQFDNSLPNSSGDSDLELAIALQQQEFGQQPQQHQPPPQQQQPQQQQQQQQTQTHQTPNQSSGRPGLVVGPRRSNVPPPARTESKKEKCIVM, encoded by the exons ATGTCCGCGGACACGCCCCCgctcccgccgcccgcgccgccgctcggCGCGCTGGATCCCGAGGCGGAGCCCGCGCAGCCGCTCGAGCCGCCCGAGGTGATGCACAAGACGAGGGCCGTTGACTTCCTCGGCCGCCGCACCCCCATCGTCTACCAGAACGACAACGGGCCCTGCCCGCTCCTCGCCATCT GTAACGTGCTGCTGCTGAAGAACGTGATCAGCCTGAATCCGGATGCAGGCGAGGTGTCGCAGCAGAAGCTGCTGTCCCTCGTCGCCGACCGCCTCATTGACTCCAACAGCAGTGCGCAG GGCAAGGACGAGGAGTACGCCCGCAACTGGGAGCACAACATCTCGGACGCGATAGACCTTCTACCGCGCCTCACGACCGGCATCGATGTGAATGTCATGTTCAGAAA GGTTGATGACTTTGAGTTCACCCCAGAGCGCGCCATATTTGACCTTCTGGATATTCCATTATACCATGGATGGATAGTCGATCCTCAG GATACTGACACTGCTAGTGCCATTGGATCAAAGTCATACAATGCTCTTGCTTCTGGGCTTGCTGAATTTAAGTCAGAGAAACCAGCAGAAGAGGATAAACATGTTGCAGAGGAAGAAACTGTTGATTTTGCTGCTGCAACAGCAGCAGCATTAGGGGTTCCGTCACCTACTGTTTCTCTAGGGAAACCATTTGATGAAAGTACACTCTCAGATTCAGCTGAACTGCAAATGAGACGAGGCGACCGTGAGGAAGACGAGGAACTAAGGAGAGTCCTTAGTCTATCCAAAGCTGAAAGCACGAATGTTGTTGATGGTTCTGTTTCCTTCAGCACTTCGCAGAGTCATTCATCCTCCAATATAGAGGATACACCACGTAGTGAGAGCTTTGTATTAGAGGCACCTGAGGTGGTAGGACCGTCAAATAAAGAGGAAGGTAGTCATGATTCTACATTACAAAACACAAATTCTGATGCTACTGTTAGTGAAGTCGCGTCTTCAGAATCTGAACAAGCTTTGACCTCTAAAGAAACAGAGGAAGATGGGAAAAGGGATGTGTTAGTAGAGCACCTTGATATACCTGTTCAATCTTCAGAATCTACTGTTGCCTGCCCTTCTCATGAATCTTCTGTTCTCAATGGCGAAGCTTCTGCTCCTGCTCCTGATCTCGCTGAAGCTAGTAAAGAAACCTGCAGAGAACATTCTACTATGCAAATTCATGACACTCAGGCTTCTGATACTGCCCCTCAGGTTTCTGATGCTGAGAACAGCTGTGACTCGGCAACTGTAACTAGTCAAGCTACTCCTATGGGTGCTACACCTCAGGCTTCTGATACTGCCCCTCAGGTTTCTGATACTGAGAACAGCTGTGACTCAGCAACTGTAACTAGTCAAGCTACTCCTATGGGTGCTATACCTGAGCAGGATGAGAAACTTGTTTCTCTAGACACTGCTGTGCTCGCCTCTTCAAGCATTCAGGGGAACGAGCCAATCTATCAAGGAGAAGAGCACGTACTTGGGGGTGGAAACATGGCATTTCAAACTGAAGAGCCAGTGTATGAGGGTGAGGTGGTTCTTGCTGAGCAGGCTGACAAGATCGTGGAAAGTAGTCAATGCTTGGAAAATGGAGCTGCACATCATCAAT GGGACCTGATTGATAATTTTCTACAGAGCACTGCTAACCAGCTGACTGTCTATGG TTTGTTTTGTCTACAAGAGGGTCTTAAGGAAAGAGAGCTTTGTGTCTTCTTCCGCAATAACCACTTCAACACTATGTTCAAG TATAACGGAAGTCTATATCTCTTAGCAACTGATCAGGGTTTTTTCGGCCAAACTGATTTGGTATGGCAAACGTTAGATGAG GTGAATGGAGATGGGGTTTTTCTCACTAGTAACTTCACACCATTTATGGCTGAAACTCCCAGAAATGATTCATGGAATCAACAGCAGGCCATGACGACTACTGCT GACTATATTGCTCAATTTGACAATTCTCTGCCAAACTCATCTGGAGA CTCGGATTTAGAGCTAGCTATCGCACTTCAACAACAGGAGTTTGGGCAGCAACCTCAACAACACCAGCCTCCaccacagcagcagcagcctcagcaacaacagcagcagcaacagacgCAAACACACCAGACACCCAATCAATCATCAGGCCGGCCAGGACTTGTTGTTGGCCCAAGG AGGTCAAATGTCCCGCCGCCTGCAAGAACCGAGTCGAAGAAAGAGAAGTGCATTGTAATGTAA